The Candidatus Krumholzibacteriia bacterium DNA window CGCAACCTGGAGATCGACCACGTCGAACCCTTCGCGCTCGGTGGCTCGCACGAAGCCGAGAACCTCCGTGTCCTCTGCGCGGCGCACAACCGGCGGGCCGCCGAACGGGTCTTCGGGACGCGTCCGCGGTGGAAGTCGCACCGCGATCGGTGCTGATCGAACGGGATTCCGGGGACTCCGAGCCGTGACAGGTCGTGCATCGATCGGCTTCGCCGGGCGGCGGCGGGTCGAGTTTCGGTGGGCCGAGCGTTGGAGGGCCGAGGATCGGCGGGCGAGTGTCGGAGCGGCACGCGCCCGTCACGAAGGAACCCGCCCCGGCAGGCCGGGACGGGCTCTTCGAAAGGTCCGCGTTGCGATCGCAAGACCACGATCGCACCACGACGATGCGGCGAGTTACTCGCCCTGCGTGTTCTCGGTCGACTCCATGACGGCGGCGTACTGGGCCTCGTACTGGTCGACGACGTCGGCCTTCGCCGAGGTGACCAGCATCATCACGCCGGACTCGGTCTTGGCCATCTCGACGGTGCAGTTCTCGTCGGCGGCCACGTTCTTGGCCAGATCACAGGCGAAGCCCTGGCAACCGCTCTCGGCGCTCTTCTGCAGGAAGGCGACCGTCTCGGCGTTCTTGCCATGGTAGAAGACG harbors:
- a CDS encoding HNH endonuclease signature motif containing protein — protein: MDHVEPFALGGSHEAENLRVLCAAHNRRAAERVFGTRPRWKSHRDRC